CGACAATATGAGAGGTTTTATCGTCTGCTGTAACCGGGCGGCGGCGTAGAGGGCTTTTAAGGGGTGGACGCTGCCTGGCAGAGGGGATAAAGCCGTTGCGTGTACGGCGCCCCTCCGCCCCCTGTCCGCCAATATGAGGACGCTATTTGCATTCTGTTGTCTCTTCCTGATTACAGAGGGAGCGGAACGCACGGCGACGACCGGGTCCCCCCACGACAACGGAAACGACACGACTGCGAAGGTGACGGCCGACAGCAGCGGAAGGTACATCAAAATCGGCGACGGATCTTCGCAGGAATTCGAGTTCCCCGAAAACACTGACGGCGTGATCGTCGTTTCCAGTCGGTACCGGAGCGCCGCCGCCAGCAGGAAGGGCCGTGAGAGCCTGAAGCAGACGGTGAGAGTGAACTCCCTGCACCCGGAGGTCCTCTCCATCCTGAATGTCACTGACGGCGGACACGCCGGTCCACTCAAGAGTTACATTATAAGCATCCGCTCCGGTTTGCCGGGCCGGGCCCAGCTGCAAATCCAGCTTCTTGATCTGGACCAGGACTCTGTGCCGGTTCTGATTGAGGAGAGGACGGACTATTCCATCAGAGTGGCGCCCGGCGATGACGACGGAGCCGCCCGGCTGGCCCAGTCGGGCGGCTTGTCCCACTTCTCAGAGAATCCCGTGCTGTTTGCCTTGTTGCCCCTAATCTTTGTCAACAAGTGTGCCTTCGGGTGCAAGGTTGACGTGGAGGTGCTGAAGAGTCTTCTCAAGAGGCCGGTACCGTTGCTCCTTGGGGTGACGGGTCAGTTTCTGGTGATGCCTCTTTACGCGTACAGTGTGTCCAGGCTGGCCTCGCTACCCAAGGCGTTGTCTCTCGGCCTGGTCATCACCTGTTCTGCTCCAGGCGGAGGTGGGGGTTATCTTTACAGCCTGTTGCTAGGTGGCGATGTCACCCTGGCAATCTCCATGACGCTGGTATCCACGGTAGTGGCAGCGGCGGCCATGCCTCTGTCATCGGCGCTGTACGGCTGGTTGCTGGGGGTCCATGCTGCTCTGCATGTGCCCTTCGTCAAGATCCTGGGGACCCTCCTGTTCATCGCCATACCCATCTCCCTGGGCATGGTGGTTAAACTGCGGCTTCCTGCCCTCACTCGCATCCTGCTAGCACTCATACGACCCTTCAGCTTTGTCCTCATTGTAGGTGGGATCTTCATGGCCTACCAAATGGGGGCATCCATCCTGGCCAACGTTAGACCTCAGATTGTGGCAGTTGGGGTGACCGTGCCCATCTTTGGACTGGTGGTAGGGGCTAGCTTGGCAAAGCTGGCAGGACTGGCGTTACCGCAAAAGAAGACAGTCAGTATCGAAGTGGGCGTCCAAAACAGCCTCCTGGCACTCGCTGTTATGCAGCTGTCCTTCCGTCGGGCGGAGGCAGATTTTGCATCGCAGGCACCATTCATCGTGGCACTCAGTAGCACTTCAGAGATGCTGCTGATTGTTCTGGGTCATTTTACTTACCGGAGGTTCTGTGGGACTGCTGCCCCCATGACTGACACCTGATTGTAGCCTGCCTTTACTGTTCTGGACTCTTAAATATAATACCCCAAACCTGTGGGAAGATGTTATCCCACAGTCTGGGCTACAAATCAGCTCAAGACAGAAGACACTCAAAAATCAACATTTCAATCCACACTGTTGTTGTACACAGGACAGTGAGTGGACCTTTTCAGTCCATATGtgtattttctccctttttcttcaTGAAAACCAAAGGCCTTTTAACCCTTCAAGACCTTTTGTTTCTTTTACACTGTTTCCTTTTTAATTCAGATTGTACTGTGTAGTACTTAATGTAAATATACATGAAAAGAGAAATACTTATCAATGAAAAGATATTTTTCTACCAGATTTCTGTTTtgtaattgggggggaaaaaacaagagTGATTTGTATAACGTTTACTTACAAAGAGGTCCATGTGTCTTAAGAAAAGCGGAAGGCTTGGGAAAAGTGGAATTGCTGAACAGAAATGATATTTTGAAAGTAATTGCTACTGATTGTGTTTCTTGGATCTAAGAATCCTTGTACTTGAAATATTAAACAGGAGAAATAAGGTGAAAGAATAAAACTCATCGTCAAAAACAGTTTTCAGTGTGTGAAGAGTCATTACAAAGAAGGCACTCTCGTCAAAATGTTTTGAATGACTAAAAGATGACCTTAAGGCTTCATGTACCCTTAGTTTTGGAGCACATATAACCATCTTGCCTGGTTCCATTACAATAACCCCCTCGGCTGATTTGACTTGTGATGTTTGTCGATGCAGGTGAATTTGCATGCCTTTGCCCTGCAGGACAGCGCTTGTTCACTTGGACTCCttaaaatggctttattaaaaaaaaagaagaaggtctttttctttttttaaaacactGGCGTTTCAGCTGGAGGGCCAGACTGTCATCAGAATCGGGCAGAACGTGCAGTTTCTTATACAGAATGTGTTTAATTCTAATTTGTGGCTTTTATTTAACAGAAACTTCAATTTAAGGGAGCTGTTTCAGTTGTTTATTGTCATCAAACAATTTAAGGAGGTTATTAGGCTTATTTGCTTGTTTTGGAAAGTAAAAGATGCCTTCAAATAGTGTTATAAACGTTTTTACCCAGGTGCAAAATTTGGTCAGTGCACAAGAATGGATATCTGAGCACTTGCTTGTTTCCCGTTGAGAATAGCATCAAGGCTGAGGGGATGAACTGGGTGAGGTTTGTGTATATGGAAGCATTTATTTGTAAGTGTGATTTCCTGTTTACTTTTTCCTTTGGGTTTAAGAGCAGCAGGCCTTGTTGCCCTTTCAGTGGTAAATTTTTGAGAGTGTTTGTAGTGGAAAAGGAAAGAGCTTCAACCTGGTGTTTGGCTCCGTGGGAGTGACTGAGCCCTTAGGAATTTAGCACCCGTTTGAAGCCTGTGGACTTAACTCAGTTGTTTGGTGTCGGTAATGAAATAGGGAAGAAGTCAACCTTGTGTTTATTTTAAATGGACAATTGTTGCCAGAGGAGCAATATGgcaacatcctcatcctcatacaTCAATAAATGTCACCTTATTACATATAATTACTGATTTGTTTTCTTACTATGGAGCAAGTGCAGCACAGATCTGTTGTCAAATCACCTTAGGCACCTGGCCATTTCCACTGTTGACCCTAAAAAAGTAGATTGTATCCCAACTTGAAACTGTCTGAACAAGGAAGTTACTCTCATTGCCAAAAGCTTGTGCAATGCTCAGAGAGGTTTGACATTTAAGATATCAAATTATGACTGTGAAATGCTAGAGTCATATTTGCTCCTTATTGAGCCACTACGAATACATCTGTATAGAAGTTCTGATATTTTATCTAGCAATTGTTGGTCAGAATAAATCTTTGCTTGTCTAGTAATCATGATCCAGTAATACTCAGCCCTTGCATAATGATGATTCACTCTTCAGACAAGGGAAGAggctgccactgtgtgtgtgtgtgtgtgtgtgtgtgtgtgtgtgtgtgtgtgtgtgtgtgtgtgtgtgtgtgtgtgtgtgtgtgtgtgtgtgtgtgtgtgtgtgtgtgagtgagagaaaaGGGACAAAGGTAGTGCTATGTCTGTTTTAGTGACAGGCAGCTGCCTAGCTGTCTTGCCTCAGGTGTCAGTGTCTGTTGTACTCTGCAGGTTGACAGGTGATGCCTACTGTGTACATGGTTGTGCACCAGTTCTTTTCAAACCCTGTCCTTCTAGTTTGTGGAACAATAGGAAGAGGGCCCATGCAAATTCATAAGGACGAATTACATTAAGTTTTCACGAGTTCCTTTCACCCCCGCCCTCCCTCCAAGGTGGTTTTCCAGTGGTCTGACACAGTGGCCAAAACTGGGATATCCAGGAAATACATGAGGGGTCAGGGTGTAAAGACAAACTCCCTGGGAGACTCCAAAAACAATCTTCAGCCATTCACACCAAGGACAAAGCCAAGTTGCAACCTGTATGAGCACTTTAATTTGAAGTGAAAGTGTGCGGGATGCAAGGAACAGAAATTCACGCTTTAGGTTTCAAAACTACCTCTTCGTGTTTTAAATGTGTATTTTCACCATTTGGAAGTAAGATAGACACGTTTGAGAGGTTCAAAACATTTCCAGGAAACTGATATGGATAATGAATCTATTAAGAATTTGCACACTAGAAGAACAGatgcaagcacacatacacaaatttcAACACTGCTGTAGCAGATGCTACTATGACCTGTGTCTCTAATGGACTGACCCAGGGCACAAGGCCAAGAGatactgagaaacagggaacgttATCCTTGTTAGCCTTGTTACTCATTGATTTGTTTGTCCTCTGGACTGTTACTGGCACTCATTAGAAATGCTCAATTGATTGGACCTTGTGTTCCTCATCTGTGATTTTGTAGACAAACGATAAAATTAATCTGATTGGTAGAAGTACAATCAATTGACTTCATGATTAAATTTCTGATTAAATCAAATTGGAGTGATTGGTACTGAACAAAAACATGTACACTTCGGTTTTCTATAAttgtgaggaccctcactgaCGACCTTCATTTCCTAACCCCAATGCAAACCGTTAAATTTACCCTAATTTTAACCtactcctaattctaaccttaaccctaaacccaagttctAACCCCCaaatagacccttgaagaagtgaAGACCAGCCAaattgtcctcactttgcaaaaatgtcttcaCTCTTATGGTTTGAATTCAGATTGGTTcgtacacacgcgcgcacacacacgcgcgcgcgcgcacacacacacacacacacacacacacacacacacacacacacacacacacttttatgggAATGCGATAGTTTAAAACCCAG
The window above is part of the Lampris incognitus isolate fLamInc1 chromosome 6, fLamInc1.hap2, whole genome shotgun sequence genome. Proteins encoded here:
- the slc10a3 gene encoding P3 protein translates to MRTLFAFCCLFLITEGAERTATTGSPHDNGNDTTAKVTADSSGRYIKIGDGSSQEFEFPENTDGVIVVSSRYRSAAASRKGRESLKQTVRVNSLHPEVLSILNVTDGGHAGPLKSYIISIRSGLPGRAQLQIQLLDLDQDSVPVLIEERTDYSIRVAPGDDDGAARLAQSGGLSHFSENPVLFALLPLIFVNKCAFGCKVDVEVLKSLLKRPVPLLLGVTGQFLVMPLYAYSVSRLASLPKALSLGLVITCSAPGGGGGYLYSLLLGGDVTLAISMTLVSTVVAAAAMPLSSALYGWLLGVHAALHVPFVKILGTLLFIAIPISLGMVVKLRLPALTRILLALIRPFSFVLIVGGIFMAYQMGASILANVRPQIVAVGVTVPIFGLVVGASLAKLAGLALPQKKTVSIEVGVQNSLLALAVMQLSFRRAEADFASQAPFIVALSSTSEMLLIVLGHFTYRRFCGTAAPMTDT